CGAGGAGGTCACGGGCCCTATTACCGTCCCGAATCCTTCGCCGTTTAACCCGCTCATCAATACCTCAAATTCCCACCAAACTCCGGGATCTTCCCGGCTTCCACCTCCTTCGCCCACCGATCGAGCTTCCCATCCTCCATTTTCCAAAACTTCCGGCAGAGCTCGAAATATTCGAGCACCGTCTTCTTCTCCCCCTTCTTCAAGAGATCCAGAGCCAAACTCATGTTCGGCCCGAAGCTGTCCATCTGCGGCGAACCCGGGCTCCGGCCCGCGGCTAACAGATGCTCCTTCGCCTTCTCCAACTTCCCATCCCGCACCGCCAGTCGCCCCAGAATCACATTCGAGTCCTGAATCGCATTGCCATAATTCCAATTGTCTTTGAAGCGCGGCGTCAGCCTTTCCAGCTCCAGAGCCAGCTTCTCCGCCTCCTCATATTTTTTCTCCTTGAACGCCTTCGTCACCGCATCTCCGAGCGAATAGAATCTCTTCTCTTCCGCAGGAATCTTCTCCTCGGCCTCCTTGTCCTCCGCTCCCTGAGGCTCCGCATAACCGCTCGGCGCACTGACCAAACCGGCGACCATCACAAGGACAAGCGTGGGAATCCTCATAAGAGAATGGAACACACCAACCACGATCCTGACGAGACAAAAGCGGCATCGTGCCCCTGCCGTCGCCGACAGCATTCCGCATTTCTTCCGATCATCCATGCTCCCCGAAATCTCCTCGACGACCGTTACGTCACTGATAGGGCAACCCATGTCATCCCTTCTTCTGCGCTTGTACCATGACGTTCGCTAACCTCCGCTTCCGCCGCTTGCTCCTTCTCGGCAGGAAAGCGTTGCTTCCCGTCCTCCTGCTCCTCGGCATGGCAGACTTCTGGAATGACTCAGGCTCTCTATCGAAAAGCGAGCATTTGCCACCATCCGCGCATCAGCCCACGCCCATTTCTCTATCTGACACCGCACCCGCACGCGGCTCAACAACCCTATCCACCCCGCCAACCCGCGGCGCCGGTGGCGAGCTACCCGGCACCAGCTTGGAGGTGGCATTGGATCGAGCCCGCCGTGAAATCGGCGCCCCGAACGAGGAGGAATCGGCACTGCGGCTGAATGAAGGTGTCACGCATTTCGCTTGGAATCCCGGTCAGGACTTCACCGCACGCTTCCTTGCCGCGGGCAGTGTCCGCTTTGACTCTGGTGATAAAACCGGCGGATGGCAGGTCGGCTTCCGTTACTCCGGCGCGGGCACTACTTCCGCGGTCGCGGTGGAGGGCACACGTGCCGAGTTCCTCCATCGGGACGGCGTGCGCGAGTGGTTCGACAATGGCAGCTCCGGGATCGAGCATGGCTTCACGCTCGACCGCCGGCCGCCGCAGGGGGCGCGTCTTGAGATTGCGCTGGATGGCATGATCGCGGTGCGGGAGAGCCCGGACAATACCGCCAATCTGCTACTGCAGGATACGCACGGCAATGCCCGGCTCCGCTACGCCGGCCTTAAGGCATGGGATGCTGATGGTAAGGATCTGCTTGCAGCGATGGATGCCACTCCAATGGGACTCGCCATCACGGTGGATGACCGCGACGCTCGCTATCCGCTTACCATCGATCCCCTCATCACTGTACTGAGTCAGGAGTTGGACCCGCTAATAACCGGTTCCGGATCACAGTATGACTTCTTCGGCTGCAGTGTCGCATTCGACGGCGATACCGCCTTGATCGGCGCGCCTCACGATCAAAGCGCCTCGGGGAAATCCGACTCGGGGAATGCCTACATCTTCATCCGCAGCGGCGAGGGCGTGGACGAAACATGGACACTCCAAGGCCGGCTCGGGACGGGCGGTGCAGCCGAAAACGATTGCTACGGCGCTGCAGTGGCTCTGCAGGGAGACATTGCCGTGATTGGCGTGCCGAACGAAGGCTCGCGCATCAGTCTGTCCCCCGGGACCGTGCGGGTGTGGGCCCGCAGCAATGGCCAATGGACGGAGCAAACCAGAATTGCTCAGCCCACCTTCCATGTCCCGTCGTCGTCGAGTGAAGGCACTCTTGGCTGGCAACTGGCGCTAAGCGGTGAGACGCTGGCGCTTGGCATCCCACGGGCAAACGTGGTGGAAGTCTACACCCGCAGCGGAACCCAGTGGAGCAAGGAACAGCGGATCCACTCGCCGTGGATGGGTGCCACAAACTTCGGCTCCTCCGTGGCGTTGGAGGGCAACGCCCTCGCGATCGGTGCCAATGGCGACACGAGCGAGGGCCGCGTTTACTACTATACACGGAGTAGCGGCATCTGGAGTGGCGCGCAGATCCCCCTGCCTCCGGACCTCGAAAAGGGCGACTACTTCGGCAGCAAGGTCGCGCTATCCGGCGATACCATTCTCGCCACGGCCCCGGGCAGCGGAGGGGTTTATGCACTCCAGAAGACCGGCCAGAATTGGGATGCCGGCACGAAGCTCACCAGTAGCTCGCTGGGAGTGAGCGCACCCAACTTCGGTAGCACCTTGGCAATCGATGGAGATCACGCCTTGATCGGCGCGGCGAGAATGGACCTTTCTCCTTTTCTACAAAGCAGTGGAAAGGTTTTCTCCGCTCGGCGGGTCAACGGGGTTTGGCAGCTTACCGGCATCCTCGCGAATGCCGGTCGTCAAGGCTTCGATAAGTTCGGCTGCTCGCTGGCGATCCGCGGCACGCGCGCGCTGGTGGGTGATATGGGCCGCACCACCGCAGGCGGCATGATGACGGGAGACGCCACCTTCTATCACCTCGCAAACGACATCTGGAATTCCGGTGCCACTGTGGATCTCGGTGATGATGGCGCGGGTTCCAGATACGGTCGAGCCGTCGCGGTAGACGGGGATACCCTTGCCTTCGGTGCCGGTGCGGAGAGCAATGCGAGCGGGCTCCGTCCTGAAGTGGTTCACATTTTCACGCGTGTCGGCACGGGCTGGACCCATCAGGCCCGCCTTGAGGATCCCTCTCCTATGGAGGATCCCTTTCTCACCACAGGCTTCGGCTCATCCCTCGCAATCAGCGGCGGCACTTTGGTCGCGGCCTCGCCGATCCGCAGTAACGGCACTTACCCCCCCGCCCAGGACGGCTCCGTGTACTTTTACGAGCGCTCGGGAGCACAATGGAATCTTGTCTCCGAACTTCCGGGCATCGGGCAGTTCGGCATCTCTTTGGCAGCGGAGGGAAATACCGTCGCCATCGGTGCCCCCTCTTTCCCGCTCCCCGGCGAGCCCCTCAAACAAGGCAAGGTCTTTATTTACACGCGAGGGGCCGCTTCTTGGACACAGACCGGAGAACTGCAAGCCACTGCTGATGCTGGCTACAATAACTTCGGCCGCTCGCTTGCACTCGACGGCGGAACTTTGCTGGTGGGTGCTCCCTACTCCTTGGGAGAAGAGTGGGATAATACCCCCCACGGTGCCGTGGTGTTCTTCCGCAACAGCGGAACCGAGTGGGAGCAGGAAACGGTCATCGGCAATCCTCTTGCCGAGGGCTTCTTCGGCTATTCGGTGGATATCAGCGGCGACCACGCGCTGGTCGCCGTACCGGGATACGAATACGCCTCCTACCTGTTCCTCAACCGCGATGGAAGCACATGGACCAGCGGCGATTTGCACTATCTTGAAGGCTTCCGGAGCCTGACGGGAAATCAAGTGGCACTGGATGGCCATGCCGCGGCTATCTCGGCGGATAATAGCACCTCGGCCCCTGGCGTCTGCAAGCTGCTGGAGTTCGCCGCCGGCCATTGGTTGCCTTCCCGGGACCTCGGCACCACCGGGACAGCGGTGGCAATGGATGGAAATACGCTGGTTGTGGGTGACTCGCTGGCACAAAGATCAAATCCGGACATGCCGGATTTTTCCGCCCGAACCGGTCACGTTTGGATCTTCGGTCTATCCGGCGCGGAGAAGTTTTTGCTGCAAAGCTTCGATCAGAATCAGGATCTCCTGCTAAGCCTCGACGAATGGATGGCGGTCTACGGCACGTCCGCCCCGGAGACGGCTGCCGCAGTTCATGGCTTCATCGATGCCGATGAGAATGGACTGCTAACCGAGGAGGAGTTGGTGAAAGCAGCATCGGCTGCCGCCACTCCCAAGGACAAGACCGCCAGTGCCGCAGTCGCCCTGATGGCCCGCCTTCGCACCTTCGTGGAACTCGATGGCAGCGTGTCCGGCGGAGAAAGGGACGGCATCGTCAACCGCGCCGAAATCGCCTTGATGTGGAAGCCCGGCACCACGGCCAAGCCAATCGATGCCTTCTGGAAGCGGGCTCAGGTTCCGGCAGGCTATGACCTGCGGTCTTGGTTGTTGGCAAAGAGCCTGCCCTCGCAAACAGCCTATGCCAGCGCCCGGCAGACCCGAAGCAGCCGCCGCGCGCTCGCCCTGCGCTATGATAGCAATCGCGACGGATTGATACTGTATCCGGAGTTCATCAACATGCTCGAAGCGGAAACAGGGAGCACCAAGAAATCCTCATCTCTTTGGAAAGCACTTACGACTCCATCCGGGCGCACGCCGACCTACGAAATGAGCATCGATGGTTTCGTGGAAGCCCCTAAGTTCCCTAAAGGACTGGCTGGAAAGTAAAAGTAAGCCGGAACGGGCTAGGTCCAAAGGGCCTCACACCTCGCCATCTCCGCCCCCACCCTTCTCATCCAGACGCTTCGTCTTGAGACCGATCACCATCCCGAGAATCGCCGAGGGCACCAAGTAGCGCAGCGGACTGGCAGGCTTCGATGGACCCGCCGCGGCAAATGCCCCCTCGATCTCCGGGCAATCCGGCACCGCCATCCGCAGGGCCTCCATCTGCGACTCGATCGAACGCCCCAAATCAACTGCCACCAAACTGGGCATCTGCCCGAGATTCGCGATATGCGCCGTGAGTTGCGGGCCCAACCCCACCCGCAGATCCACCTCCAGGTGGGTCCCCTCCGATGACTTCACCCCTTCAAGATGGAAGCCCACGAAGGCTCGGTCATGCCATGAGTAGATTGAGAAGCTCGGCAGGGAGTCGTAACAAAAGACCTCCAGCTTCCCCGGCGAGGCCGCCGGCTTGGCGAGCAAACCCGGCAGCACCGGTGCTGAAACACGAGCCTTCGCCGCAACACGGGCAAGATACTCCAGCGTGCCGCAGATCGACTGACGGTTCTCCTCCGGCCCCTTCTTGTTTTCACGGTCGCGACCGCGACGCGTAACCGATGGCGAGAAGGGATTGAGAACATAGACCCGGATCCGCCGCGACTTGCCCAGCGACTCCAGCATCGCCGGTTCCAACCGCTCCAGGGTGCTGTCGTCGAGCCATGTCTCCACGATTACGGTCTCCGGTGAACTCGCAATCCCCTTGGTCACCTCCTCGAAAGGCAGCCCCAAGCTCGAGGAACGCACGCCGCTCTTGTTCTTGGCATCAAGCTTCTCCACCAGACGCTCTTCCTTCTCCGCCTCCAGCGCCTCGCGATACTTCCACGTCGCGTAGCCGACTCCCACCGATACCACGTAGAGGATCGCCGCTCCCGCCAGACCACCGAAGATCTCGTCGGCCATCTCATCCCGCTGCGACTTCTCCATCCGGAAGTAGAGGAAGAACATCAACAGCAACATCGCCACACTCATGATCGCGGCATTGCGGAGCCCGCGTCTGCCGAGGTTGGAAGGAGGAGGAGATGAGCTCATGGGAGGAGAGCGCGAAGCTTGGTGAAGTTCTCGTCCATCAGCTCCCCGATGCCCGCTTCATTTCCATCGGCCCTCGAGCTGCTGGCCAAGATCAAAGCGGCATTCTGCAGGACCGTGTCCCTGAGAACCGCCTCGGCCCGGCCCTCCAGCAACCCGATAAACAGATCCACCGCGGCATACGGTGAGGCCGCCTCCCGGATGCTCTCGATCTTCTCCGCCGGATAATCAGGCAGCAGCTGAAGCTCGGCATCGAAGCGCTGGATGCCCCGGTCAAACAAGGCGATGCGATTTCTGCCCGGCAGCAATTCATCCACCCCCGACTCCGCGCGGACGATACAAGAGGTCCTACCCAGAAGCTCGCAAAGCTCCGCGAAACGCTCGAAGTAGAGCGTCTTCGCGGCACCATTGATCTGGACCACCGGACCGGTGTAGTTCGCGAAGGGGAAGACGATCTTGTAGAGATCCGGAACACCTTCGCGGTGAATCCGGCGGCGCGCTTCGCGCAGTTCGTTCCGGTAGACGAAACCCGCTTCGCTCAGCCGGAGAAAACGGAACCGGCTCGCCTCGAGAACCTGCGCCAGCGTCGGCGAGTCCGCCTCGCGCTCCCGGAGCTCCGCCACGAAATCCGAACTGCCGATGTTCCCCGTAACCGCCCGCGTGCCCATCTTCACCACCGGCACGAAGCGTGCGGCGAGGATCGCGGCCATGGACGAAAGGTTCACCGTGCCGTCCCCGCCGGTGCCGAAGATGTTCACGTGCCGCGGGAGGTCCTCGCTCACCTGCTTGTTCGCCTCGATGAACCGCACGATCTCCGCAAGCTCCGACACCGCAAGCCGGTCAGGCCGGAGGGCGCACAGCAGGCGATAGTAATCTTTTTCGCTCGCCGCCTCGCGAGTTTTCCGGAACTGGGCAAGGACCTCTGTTTCCACGTTCGCCGTGATCCTCCCGACCGGCGAAGCCCAATGCAAGGCTCGAACAGGGCTCAAGGCTTCAAGATCACCCTCACTCGCGAGTGGTCCGAGCCATGGCGCGAATGCTCCACCCACTGCGCGTGCCAGCCGCTGCCGGTCCAGATCTGGTCGAGCGTGAGCAACGGCACACCGAAGGCCCAAGTCTCGCGGAAGCCCCGGCGCGGGGCATTGTTCGCGAGGGCGAGCTTGCCCTGCCAACGCTCGTACCACTTCGATTCCGGCGGGGTATTGAAATCACCGAGTACGACCACCTTCGGATCGTCACCCGCGGCTTGGAGCACACCGCTCATCGCCTGATCCCGGGAAAGCCACGGCTGCGATCGCACGTCCACCACGATCACCATGAACTCCCCGTGCTCCGGCAGGCTCACGCGAACCCGGTAGCAGCGGTAGCGGTTGTAGATGCCGAGCGATTCATGCCCGAGGATTTTGCCGCGCACCCCGAGCAGGGTGCCGCCGAAAGTCTTCCACTCCATGCCGGACCCGGCCGCCAGGAAACCCCGCCATGACTCTTCGGTGAAATCACCAGACTCCACCACGGCGCTAATGTCCGCCTCCGCCAGCGCGGACCAAGTCGCGGGATCGCTCTCCAAGGTACGGCCCGCATTGTAGATCGAGGCCCGCACGGACCCCGTCATCTCGGAGGGAACCGGATCGAGACGGAAGGAGTGCCAGCCCTCCAAGACCGAAAGAAGCAGGCAGGTTCCCGCCATCAGACGGAACCCCCAATGCCTCAAGACGATGACCGCCAACAGCCCGGCGAGCAACCGCAGCAACCAAGGCGTGCCGTAGTAAAGGGTCGCCGCGATCGCCGAGCCATCCCGCCCGCGGCATGCGAGCCCGAGCCAAGCCAGAATGAGGCCCGACAGCGCCACGCCGCGTAACAGCCGCATCCACGGAACCCGCTTCATTTCCCGAGATTCAGGATCTGCTCGAGGATCGCCAGATAGTCCTCGAAAGCCTTCCGGCCTTCCTTCGTGAGAATATAAAGTGTCTGCGGCCGTCCATCGCCCGTGAGCTTCTCCCCGCTGATGTAGCCGGCCTGCTCCAGCGTGCGCAGATGGGTGATCAGGTTGCCATCGCTCATCTCCAGCTCGAGCTTCAGATCCTGGAACGGCCACGCGTTGGTCCGCGACGCGAGCAAGGTCATGATGCCGAGCCGCGCCTTTTCGTGGATGGTCTTGTCCAGCTTGGAAAAGTCGATCATGCGCCCGGCTTGTCGCGGGGAGTGGTAGTGACGATGGCCGCCCCGTAAAGCAAGTGGAAGCCGCCGAAGGTGGCCGCCATCAACCCGGAAGGTCCTAAACGGTAAAGATGAGGCAACATCGATGTAATGAAGGTGCAGAAGGCGAAAGCCCCGATCCCGGTGACGAGGAAGGCAAGACCAAGCCAGACCATCGACTTCGGAGCGAACTCGCGGATAGCCATCAAGGCCAGCCCGTAGTGCAGGATCCAGAAGGAAGCCGTGAAGAGCTCCGCCCGCGGATTCACCGAATCACGGGCACCATATTTCAGATAAAGAAGACCTAGGAATCCTCCCGCCACCAGCGATGGCAGAGCCCCGCGCAATGCCACCTTCAAGCCATGCGACCAGAACGGCCGCTCGTTCGCCCGGGAGATCCGGTGCAGTTGCCACGCCGCGAAAAACAGCACAACCACCAGGCCGCCGAGCCACACGCTACCCCAAGCCCAGCCGATCTTTGGTTCCGAAAGCCACCCCGCCAGCAGTGACATCGCCCCGCCGAGCAACGCCGCTTCCCCGGACAGCGCGCGAAAGATCGTCGCCCGCTCCATCATCGTCCGGATCACCCGCAACTGCTCGGCGGCTTCCTGATGCATCGTCATGCCGGAACTTTGCGAAACAAAGCTCCAACTTCCAAGCCCGAACTTCTCCCCACAGGTTACAACTTCATACCAACCCGTCCTTCCGCGCCTGCTTCCAGTAAGCGTACTCGGAGCGGTTGAAATCGATATACTCCGGCGAGAGGTCGCTGGAGTACATGATGTAGTCCGCATCCCCCTGATTGAGGTGGATCTCGATCCGGAACTCCGGCTTCGCCGCGATCTCCCGCAACTCGTCCATCGCCGTCGGCGCCTGCAACCCGCCGAGACAGGCCGGCTTGCCATCGTAGAAAATGTCCACCAGCTCCTCACGGATGCGGGCCCGGGAATAGCCGACCGCGTGAAGCACCCGACCCCAATTCGGATCCCCGCCATTCCACGAAGACTTCACCAGCGCGGACTTGCATACCGCTTCCGCGACCAGCTTGGCATCGGCATAAGTGCGCGCACCTTTCACCTCCACGGTGACGAACTTCGTGACCCGCTCGCCGTCGCGCACGATCGCTTGGGCGAGCTCCAGCATCACCCAGCGCAGCGCCTCGCGGAACTGCTTGCAGAGGGCACTGCCGCGGCGGATCGGAGGCATGCCGGAGCAGCCGTTCGCAAGCACGAGCACGGTGTCGTTCGTGCTCATGTCGCCGTCGATCGTGATACGGTTGAAGCTTTCATCCACACCTTCCAGCACCGCCTTGCGCAGGGCCTCGCGCGGCACATTCGCATCCGTGGTGATGAAGCAGAGCATGGTCGCCATGCTCGGTGAAATCATGCCGGCTCCCTTCACGCAGCCACCGATGCGGACACGATGCCCGCCGAGATCGAAAGAGATCGCAACCTCCTTGTGGTGGGTGTCGCTGGTGATGATAGCTCTGGCGAAATCGGTTCCCTTGCCGGAATCGAGGCCTTCAACGAGTTGCTCGAAGCGCGGTTCTATGCGGACCATCGGCATCGGCAGCCCGATCACGCCGGTGGAGCAAACCCCGATCTCCGCACGCTTCAGGCCGAGCGGCTTGGCCACGCCCTTGCACATCAGCTTCGCGTCATTGATCCCTTGAACGCCGGTGCAGGCGTTCGCGTTGCCGCTGTTCGCGATCACCGCGCGCAAGTCTCCCTGGCGCAGATGGGCTTGCGAAAGTTTCACGGGAGCAGCCTTCACGCGGTTGGTCGTGAAGGTGCCGGCGGAAGTGCACGGATGGTCCGAATAGATCAGCGCGAGATCCAACCGCTCGGCTGCGGGATTCTTGATGCCGCAGGAGAGCGCGGAGCATCGGAAGCCGCGCGGCGCTCCTACGCCGCCTTTGATCCGGGTGACGGGAAAATCCATGGCAGGGTTTGCAAGGGTGGGGCGTTGACGCTGCACAAAACTCAGGCCGTTTGCAACCCGGCTGTCTCGCCGAGGCCGAAGATGAGGTTGAATGACTGTACCGCCTGCGAGCCGGCGCCCTTCCCGAGGTTATCTTCCGCGCTGGTTAGGATAACCCTGCCGGTGCGGGCATCGAGGTGCCAGCCGATGTCGATAAAGTTGGTGCGGGTGACATTTTTCGTGTCCGCACAAATGCCTGCACCGAGAAGGCGGACGAAAGGAGCATCCGCATAAGCGGCTTCCAGTGCCTGGCCGATGGCTTCCAGCGAGACACCGGCGCGAATCTTGGCCGTGGTGGTGGTGGCGATCCCGGAATTCACCGGAATGAGGTGCGGGATGAAGGTGATGATAACCTTGCCGCCCGCCGCCAGGGAGAGCTCCTGCTCGATCTCCGAGAGATGGCGGTGCTTCGGCAAGCCGTAGGCGCGGGCGCTTTCGTTGCACTCGCAGAAGAGCAGGGAAATATCCGCTTTCCGCCCGGCACCGCTCACGCCGCTCATCGAGTTCGCGACGATGGTGTCTGGATCCAGCAGGCCGGCTTTCACCAGCGGGATGAGAGGCAGGAGGATGCTGGTGGGATAGCAACCCGGCGAGGCGATGAGGCTGGCGGCCTTGATTTCCTCAGCACGGATCTCCGGCAGACCGTAGACAGCCTGATCCAATAGCGCGGGTGCAGGGTGCGGGTGATCGTAGAATTCTTGGTAGACGGCGGCATCCCGGAGGCGGAAGTCCGCGCTCAGGTCGATAACCTTCAGGCCGCGCTGGAGCAGGGCGCTGGCGATTTCCGCCGCCACCCCGTGCGGGAGCGCGAGGAAGGCGGCCTGCGCACCGGTCGCGGCGATGGCATCGGGATCCGGCTCGATGAAGGCGAGGTCGGCACCGGGGAGCTTGCGGAATCGTGGGAAAACGGCGGAAAGCGGCTTCCCGGCCTCTTGGCGGGAGGTCGCGGCGACCAGGTCGACATTCGGATGGACGAGGAGGAGGCGCAGCAATTCCTGGCCGGTGTATCCGCTCGCCCCCACAATGGCTGTTTTGATCCGCTGCATGGCGGGCGGAAAATGCACGATTTTCGGGGCTTGCCAACCGCGATCTCCCCTGATTGTCTGCCCGCCCGTCGCCGCAGAAGGTAAACGGGCTGTAGCGCAGTCTGGTAGCGCACCTGCCTGGGGGGCAGGGGGTCGTGGGTTCGAATCCCGCCAGCCCGACCACTTCGGGGTTCCAAAGTCAGGAACTCCCTCTTTTCCACCTGATTGGGAGAGTCTTGTACCGGAAAGGTCTGGAAATGTCTGTGGTTTTGAGAAACGGAGTTATGGGCCGGAATGTGGCGTTTATGTGAAAAATTATGTCGCCGGGGATTGGGAGTTGACTTATCGCGCTAATGCTGGTTTTCCAGCACAACTCTTCCGACCATGCTGCCCCGCCTCCTCACCCCTTTGTGTCTCGGTTTGTACCTTGGCCATGCTCATGGCGACGAATTGACCGCTTCCGGCGGGCAATGGTCGCGCTACAAGTCCGACAGCCAGCCCGGTAGCAATCTGGGCAACCTGGTCTCCCGCGGGGACGAGATCCAAGTCAACGGGATCTACCAGTTGAAGGTGAACCATGAAACGGGTGCAGCGGACCAGGCGGCGCGACCGTCCTTCAATCCGAACACCGATCTCATCGTGGCGGACGGGGATAGCCCGGTGTTCTGGACCCGCTCCTGGGCGGAGCCTTCCGGGGCGATCTCGGTGCGGGATTGGACGACCGGCGCG
This is a stretch of genomic DNA from Luteolibacter rhizosphaerae. It encodes these proteins:
- a CDS encoding FG-GAP repeat protein, with the translated sequence MTFANLRFRRLLLLGRKALLPVLLLLGMADFWNDSGSLSKSEHLPPSAHQPTPISLSDTAPARGSTTLSTPPTRGAGGELPGTSLEVALDRARREIGAPNEEESALRLNEGVTHFAWNPGQDFTARFLAAGSVRFDSGDKTGGWQVGFRYSGAGTTSAVAVEGTRAEFLHRDGVREWFDNGSSGIEHGFTLDRRPPQGARLEIALDGMIAVRESPDNTANLLLQDTHGNARLRYAGLKAWDADGKDLLAAMDATPMGLAITVDDRDARYPLTIDPLITVLSQELDPLITGSGSQYDFFGCSVAFDGDTALIGAPHDQSASGKSDSGNAYIFIRSGEGVDETWTLQGRLGTGGAAENDCYGAAVALQGDIAVIGVPNEGSRISLSPGTVRVWARSNGQWTEQTRIAQPTFHVPSSSSEGTLGWQLALSGETLALGIPRANVVEVYTRSGTQWSKEQRIHSPWMGATNFGSSVALEGNALAIGANGDTSEGRVYYYTRSSGIWSGAQIPLPPDLEKGDYFGSKVALSGDTILATAPGSGGVYALQKTGQNWDAGTKLTSSSLGVSAPNFGSTLAIDGDHALIGAARMDLSPFLQSSGKVFSARRVNGVWQLTGILANAGRQGFDKFGCSLAIRGTRALVGDMGRTTAGGMMTGDATFYHLANDIWNSGATVDLGDDGAGSRYGRAVAVDGDTLAFGAGAESNASGLRPEVVHIFTRVGTGWTHQARLEDPSPMEDPFLTTGFGSSLAISGGTLVAASPIRSNGTYPPAQDGSVYFYERSGAQWNLVSELPGIGQFGISLAAEGNTVAIGAPSFPLPGEPLKQGKVFIYTRGAASWTQTGELQATADAGYNNFGRSLALDGGTLLVGAPYSLGEEWDNTPHGAVVFFRNSGTEWEQETVIGNPLAEGFFGYSVDISGDHALVAVPGYEYASYLFLNRDGSTWTSGDLHYLEGFRSLTGNQVALDGHAAAISADNSTSAPGVCKLLEFAAGHWLPSRDLGTTGTAVAMDGNTLVVGDSLAQRSNPDMPDFSARTGHVWIFGLSGAEKFLLQSFDQNQDLLLSLDEWMAVYGTSAPETAAAVHGFIDADENGLLTEEELVKAASAAATPKDKTASAAVALMARLRTFVELDGSVSGGERDGIVNRAEIALMWKPGTTAKPIDAFWKRAQVPAGYDLRSWLLAKSLPSQTAYASARQTRSSRRALALRYDSNRDGLILYPEFINMLEAETGSTKKSSSLWKALTTPSGRTPTYEMSIDGFVEAPKFPKGLAGK
- a CDS encoding endonuclease/exonuclease/phosphatase family protein gives rise to the protein MKRVPWMRLLRGVALSGLILAWLGLACRGRDGSAIAATLYYGTPWLLRLLAGLLAVIVLRHWGFRLMAGTCLLLSVLEGWHSFRLDPVPSEMTGSVRASIYNAGRTLESDPATWSALAEADISAVVESGDFTEESWRGFLAAGSGMEWKTFGGTLLGVRGKILGHESLGIYNRYRCYRVRVSLPEHGEFMVIVVDVRSQPWLSRDQAMSGVLQAAGDDPKVVVLGDFNTPPESKWYERWQGKLALANNAPRRGFRETWAFGVPLLTLDQIWTGSGWHAQWVEHSRHGSDHSRVRVILKP
- a CDS encoding transcriptional regulator, yielding MIDFSKLDKTIHEKARLGIMTLLASRTNAWPFQDLKLELEMSDGNLITHLRTLEQAGYISGEKLTGDGRPQTLYILTKEGRKAFEDYLAILEQILNLGK
- the argJ gene encoding bifunctional glutamate N-acetyltransferase/amino-acid acetyltransferase ArgJ, with product MDFPVTRIKGGVGAPRGFRCSALSCGIKNPAAERLDLALIYSDHPCTSAGTFTTNRVKAAPVKLSQAHLRQGDLRAVIANSGNANACTGVQGINDAKLMCKGVAKPLGLKRAEIGVCSTGVIGLPMPMVRIEPRFEQLVEGLDSGKGTDFARAIITSDTHHKEVAISFDLGGHRVRIGGCVKGAGMISPSMATMLCFITTDANVPREALRKAVLEGVDESFNRITIDGDMSTNDTVLVLANGCSGMPPIRRGSALCKQFREALRWVMLELAQAIVRDGERVTKFVTVEVKGARTYADAKLVAEAVCKSALVKSSWNGGDPNWGRVLHAVGYSRARIREELVDIFYDGKPACLGGLQAPTAMDELREIAAKPEFRIEIHLNQGDADYIMYSSDLSPEYIDFNRSEYAYWKQARKDGLV
- the argC gene encoding N-acetyl-gamma-glutamyl-phosphate reductase, with protein sequence MQRIKTAIVGASGYTGQELLRLLLVHPNVDLVAATSRQEAGKPLSAVFPRFRKLPGADLAFIEPDPDAIAATGAQAAFLALPHGVAAEIASALLQRGLKVIDLSADFRLRDAAVYQEFYDHPHPAPALLDQAVYGLPEIRAEEIKAASLIASPGCYPTSILLPLIPLVKAGLLDPDTIVANSMSGVSGAGRKADISLLFCECNESARAYGLPKHRHLSEIEQELSLAAGGKVIITFIPHLIPVNSGIATTTTAKIRAGVSLEAIGQALEAAYADAPFVRLLGAGICADTKNVTRTNFIDIGWHLDARTGRVILTSAEDNLGKGAGSQAVQSFNLIFGLGETAGLQTA